The sequence GCGCCCTGCCGACGACTTTGCCCGACCACGCGACGGGGGCGCCCATCTCCTCTGCAAACACGAATGCCTGCGATACCGCAAAGAGCCCGATTATCACATTGAGGAACGGTATCCCGTCCTGCAAGTAGAGGGTTCCGAAGTCGTACCGGATCTCACCTGAGATTAAGTCGTAACCTATCAGGCTCACAAGCAGCCCCACGCCAGCCGCAATAAGACCCTTGATGGCCGCTCCCTCGGTAGTGGTGGCAATTATGCTCATACCGAACAAGGCGAGCAGAAAGGACTCCGCCGGTCCAAATCTCAGGGCGATGGCGGCAAGCATGGGGGCGAACAAGATGAGCGCCATAATTCCTACTAGGCCGCCGAGCATGGATGCCATCCCGGATATCCCCAAGGCCACTCCCCCTTTCCCTTTTTGCGAGAGGGGGAACCCATCAAAACACGTGGCTATGTTACCGCCAGTGCCCGGAGTGTTCAGCAGAATCGCGCTGATCGATCCACCCCAAAGCACCGCAGACCATGCCGTGATCAGGAAAGGCAAACCCATGGTCCTGGGCAAGGTGAACGTGAAGGGAATCAGCAGCGACATAGTGAGGCTTGCGCCGATCCCAGGGAGGGCACCTCCGATTATGCCGATCACGGATCCGAGAACCATCAATGCAAGGGCTGCGGGGTTAGTCAGCGTCTCCAGTGCCTGGACCCACTGCAACGTCTCTCACTCCTTCGGGTAGCCGATGTTCGAACACCTCGCCTGACCCCAGCCTATCCGAGAACACGCGGGAGGATGACTCCAGCAGGAAGGGGCACACCGAGCAACTTGCCAAACACGTAGTACAGGAAGAGCGTCGTGCCTACCGGCACAGCCGCGAGGGTTGTCACACTTCTCATGCCCAGGGTCCACATGAGGGTGAAGATCAGCAGGATCGAGGATGGTGCAAAACCCAGCGTAACCAGTGCCACCATGAAGAGAGGGATGATTCCGAGAAGCACAAGCAAGCTACGGCGGCTTGCCTTGGGCATGGGTTCGGTTTCTCTGACCACCTTACGGGTGGAGTAGAGGTGTACTAGGATCAGGGCAGAGGTGAGAACCGCAGTCACCTGCGGGAGCTGTCTGGTTCGTGGCCGGTACTTGAACCCCATGAAGAACAGTGTTAGGCAGAATGCCAGCAGAATCAGTGGAAACACGATCTCGGCAACTCTGACCCACGAATAGACTCTTCTCTTGGACATCCTAGCGCCCTCCTCTGTGCCGGAGACGGCCTGCCCGGCCCCTGTTCGCCCAGATGCCGAGACCGGAGCAGGCCGGCTCTGCTCGCTCTTGCTTCAGCCCCTGTGTAGTTACTTCGCAGTCCCAGCTTCCCTCATCAGGATCGGGAGGACCTTCTGAATGCTCTTGTAGTCATCCAGCGTCCTCTTGAGGAACTCCTCCGCTGTGAGTGGCTCTAGAAGTACGCCTGCCTTATTCGCCCACTGGGTATAGGCGGGGTCATTCGCCGCTTTCCAGATGGCGTCCGCGAGGATTTTGGCCCTTGAGGGAGGGGTCTTCGGCGGAGCCCATGCTCCGACACCGTATGGGATCACCACGCCCGGAAATCCAAGTTCCTCCATGGTAGGCACGTCCGGGCACTCCGGGATCCTTTGCGGGGAGTGCACCGCGACGATCTTGATGTCTCCTGTAGCTTCGTATCGGAGGGAACTCGAAAGCGGCATCAAGCCGAAGTCCACGTGTTTACCGAGCACAGCCGCAGCTACCTCGGCGGTGCTGTCGAACGGAATGAACTCGGCATTCATCCCGACGACTTCCTTGAGCATCACCGCCTGGAGCTGGGATGTGGAGCCCAACCCTCCGCCGCCCGCGGCCGTGAGCTTTCGCTTTTTCGATTCATTGATGAGGTCCTGGAGGGACTGAAGCTTCGATGCCCGGGCGACAAGTATGGATCGATAGTCCTTGCCAAGCCAGGCTCCGAGATGCACAAACTCCGCCATCTTGTACTTCGAATCCGGATAAGTCAGCTCGCCAAGCAAGCGTGAGGGGAAGGCGGACACAACAATGGTGTAGCCGTCGGCAGGCGCCTGGTTGAACACGTACTCCATTGCGCGCCGGCCACCAGCCCCGACCATGTTCTCCGGCTGGATGTTCACGCCCAGATTCTTCTCGAGGTAGGGAATGAGGCTCCTGCCTGCAATATCCACGCTTCCGCCGACGTCATGGGTGATGATCATCCTGATAGGCTTCACGGGAAACTTGTCTTCTTGAGCGCCAGCCAGGCCCACACTCATGCACAAGACCAGAACCGCGGCCAACATATGGACCATCATTCGTCTGACTTGAGATGCCTGCATTCTTCTTCCTCCCAATCAGTTTTTCGGGTTCCTTCTTACCTTTCAGGTGCGACGAATCTGCCGTAGCCAGGTCGACCGACGATTTTCCCGTTCTCCGCGACAACCTGACCCCTGACAATAGTGAAGACAGGCACTCCGGTTACCTTCCAGCCCTCAAAAGGCGTCCACCCGCATTTGCTCTGGACTCCGTCCTTGGAAATGGTCTCCGTCCTGTTCAAGTCCACAATGACGAAGTCAGCATCCGATCCCGGCTGTATCACACCTTTCCTCGGGTAGAATCCGAAGATCCTGGCAGGATTCTCGCAGCAGACCTTCACAATCTGGTCGATCGTGATCCGCCCAGCATTCGCAGCGTTGAGAAGCAGCGAAAGGTAGTGCTGGACATAAGGAGCACCGCCGT is a genomic window of Bacillota bacterium containing:
- a CDS encoding tripartite tricarboxylate transporter TctB family protein, encoding MSKRRVYSWVRVAEIVFPLILLAFCLTLFFMGFKYRPRTRQLPQVTAVLTSALILVHLYSTRKVVRETEPMPKASRRSLLVLLGIIPLFMVALVTLGFAPSSILLIFTLMWTLGMRSVTTLAAVPVGTTLFLYYVFGKLLGVPLPAGVILPRVLG
- a CDS encoding tripartite tricarboxylate transporter substrate binding protein; this translates as MQASQVRRMMVHMLAAVLVLCMSVGLAGAQEDKFPVKPIRMIITHDVGGSVDIAGRSLIPYLEKNLGVNIQPENMVGAGGRRAMEYVFNQAPADGYTIVVSAFPSRLLGELTYPDSKYKMAEFVHLGAWLGKDYRSILVARASKLQSLQDLINESKKRKLTAAGGGGLGSTSQLQAVMLKEVVGMNAEFIPFDSTAEVAAAVLGKHVDFGLMPLSSSLRYEATGDIKIVAVHSPQRIPECPDVPTMEELGFPGVVIPYGVGAWAPPKTPPSRAKILADAIWKAANDPAYTQWANKAGVLLEPLTAEEFLKRTLDDYKSIQKVLPILMREAGTAK